A single window of Pyrus communis chromosome 10, drPyrComm1.1, whole genome shotgun sequence DNA harbors:
- the LOC137747171 gene encoding eukaryotic translation initiation factor 3 subunit K-like has protein sequence MGREVPQQQQQQQVALAVEQLLAVNPYNPDILPDLENYVNEQVSSQTYSLDANLCLLRLYQFEQDRMSTQIVARILVKALMAMPSPDFSLCLFLIPERVQMEEQFKTLIVLSHYLETGRFTQFWDEASKNRHIVEAVPGFEQGIQDYAVHVLSLTYQRVPRSVLAEAINIEGLALDKFLEHHVANSGWILEKGQGRGQLIVLPRNEFNHPELKKNTDDGIPLEHVARIFPILG, from the exons ATGGGAAGAGAGGTTCcacagcaacagcagcagcagcaggtgGCGCTCGCGGTGGAGCAGCTGCTCGCCGTGAATCCGTACAACCCTGACATCCTTCCCGATCTCGAAAACTACGTCAACGAGCAG GTTTCTTCGCAAACCTACAGTCTCGATGCCAATCTCTGCCTTCTTCGCCTCTATCAG TTTGAGCAGGACCGAATGAGCACCCAAATTGTTGCCCGCATCTTGGTTAAG GCACTGATGGCAATGCCCTCTCCTGATTTCAGCCTCTGCCTCTTCTTAATTCCCGAAAGAGTG CAAATGGAGGAGCAGTTCAAGACGCTAATTGTTCTATCTCACTACTTGGAG ACTGGACGATTCACTCAATTCTGGGATGAAGCATCCAAGAATCGTCACATAGTTGAAGCTGTTCCAG GTTTTGAGCAAGGAATCCAAGACTATGCAGTTCATGTTCTTTCCTTGACTTACCAGAGGGTTCCCAGATCTGTGCTTGCTGag GCTATCAACATCGAAGGTTTAGCCCTGGACAAATTCCTTGAGCACCACGTAGCTAATAGCGGTTGGATTCTGGAGAAAGGTCAAGGCAGGGGTCAGCTCATTGTCCTACCTCGAAATGAATTTAACCATCCTGAGCTGAAGAAAAACACTGACGATGGCATCCCATTAGAGCACGTGGCTCGCATCTTCCCCATTCTTGGTTGA